Proteins found in one Plasmodium sp. gorilla clade G2 genome assembly, chromosome: 14 genomic segment:
- a CDS encoding derlin-1 produces MVQLSDVLGNVPLITRIYLILSFALMVLCSLDIISPLSLYLNWNLVLREHQYWRLITCFLYFGSFGIHFFWDVYVLIYYCSSLEEVTFRNNSADFLWMIILSCCMLLGVSYMFGGVYFYSSCIINVITYIWSKNNSTTRLTILFFTIRASYLPWALTLLSLIVDYNSNDNFFGILVGHIYFFFTSIFPHMPIAKNTNIFKTPRLLKWLLKEDSS; encoded by the exons atggttcAATTAAGTGATGTATTAGGTAATGTACCATTAATAACTAGAATATATCTAATCCTTTCTTTTGCTTTAATGGTATTATGTTCCCTTGATATAATATCTCCATTAAGTTTATATCTCAACTGGAATTTAGTATTAAGAGAGCATCAG tattGGCGACTTATTAcgtgttttttatattttgggTCCTTTGGTATACATTTTTTCTGGGATGTTTACGTCTT aatatattattgtagCTCGTTAGAAGAGGTAACATTCAGAAACAATTCTGCTGACTTTTTGTGGATGATTATTTTATCCTGTTGTATGCTACTA GGGGTATCATACATGTTTGGaggtgtatatttttatagtaGCTGTATAATAAATGTTATTACCTACATATGGAGTAAAAACAATTCTACAACAAGATTAACAATTCTTTTCTTTACAATTAGAGCCTCTTATTTACCATG GGCTTTAACACTCTTATCATTAATTGTAGATTATAATTCgaatgataatttttttggaaTACTTGTTGGACACATTTACTTTTTCTTTACAAGTATCTTCCCCCATATGCCCATTGCTAAAAATACGAACATTTTTAAGACCCCAAGATTATT gAAGTGGTTGTTAAAAGAGGATTCgtcataa
- a CDS encoding aminophospholipid transporter, putative codes for MLNNNLKTLALKIPKNKEIQCYNFFIRKVRGLLFYIKKRIINITCYLKSFTCKNRYPFYDDPYDYEEKVEKGKNVYVYALLYPIINSLYNIINLLYAISFKYILCLFFNDIRKKKRNKLNDNIVRIKLERNKTILKNYDRCIFLTNDINNCISHKQIIEICKNFINNVIYHVHNLQFVNNDREKIYKCLKNCKNINSMKEMFIKKIKHLYNFDFENALYLSDESLIKKMLHFKNTYESNHFTFYKNEEKKGKSERKLDLIKIYDELYLHTYIIRNNLNIKSSKNIINNMYNRNILSIFINIFFKNCTNIIFIIFLIVCIFQQISIIRTSHYLYFLQTFYFIFICCIIRDMCIVNKKTEHIKQIKRKTYKRLTPLGLIDVFYCDIKVGDILYLPQFEVIPVDIILLKNCTDDDILISSKNYDGYKDLKIKKCVKITNILANIYDIFLMKIKVLIEKPHCHFDQMKGLLFLLNCSEVTNTIVNDITNLEDIYFGKSNVYNISNKNINKDNISLYQFIFIYIIQYTYVELSYNFLKYLFARSIYCSYNIVQENKTKKILSPSQFSLNNTKDILSRQVDNNININSSYYKRNEKSIHFNSDSCSYSSDVYLCENKIDSYPIFCRSNDENINSKNDVIIKHYKNNNNIETNKSDYISEMYNNRFPTYYDDIFNLKEKLNHKLFRKYKESINIDNIIWDECTLIKSSIYGLVIYTGIDKKSNIINQNNKKKIKEKKKNDILFCNDMNYKMKILLLIVICINCILCINEGNLLDQNIFLIYIKYFFLLLLHLPNINCCYIFIIHKLYSLILWNNNKLINTNKNKSRYTNEYIKDHHFNNNIIYNYNIIKSLYNTQYILYDKIGTLSKDNHLKIHKFDFIFDEFLIDTYSTLFFQTFFKVVDFKIFFDYYINDNNNNNNNNYNNINNEEEINKMILHNIHKYHDSYDIIKDNSKVYKNIFHKIKNYSCSEIHKIFLIFLCILFCNDIIIRKMKRLKSEEKIKERNIYNIKDKHIYNIKENKDNIKHKILFSTKEEETLFLNFLRFLGMQLYYQNDYIFLLCIKNNISIKKCGHVSQEKEKRRNRKKNIILNKQVNNKVKHQNIDLQQIYGFEKNKNCDKKWSVKKNIFFSNSLKKDHIFNYSYAESQRNIKIIKKNKGIKSKHPDKTYDHFRNNHQNEYNCTSQSDNCCSDYDDDDDDYTSNNWSDSDSDTSGCSNIKGIERNHHNYTYYCNNKRELKKNIYENEYKKKQRECPFKILDIFQSRQPYKLISILMLYNNQIYYLLKTYDEYTIYMLCNQESKEKKKDQIIKSVQNLLKNGFGILLFAYKIVPNNEYEIYKKNCTKENKKNYFENVFIKNVIILGIFSFKEEIKNSAKKIINLFKEADIKTWILSSDKKRNVLSICKSLNLINERNTTCYLNKNKLIRIYIKKDNTVINTTNNNNENNNKKDNMLFNSYDNEKVVENYINISCEHKITSIVACKEKCSNDTSLILNSTDVKSEHMNPTLLLSNNTRNLSKEMAYCFKNLNTCETNKCPDLLKNNDICKKKNIDDKMIQMEQENIEISLLNNNYNIFNKYNHIHRNISRYITMREKGSNDAKKELDISYILKKDKKACYILKCMLYYNFDENYKSISQVHNNYSKEKMNDDIIKLNDIKNTVYIISGDIVEYYLKYDEINFISVLKNCKLVLFYKCNCIVKGKIVRALKKYIKDNICSVGNNIKDINMFKESDISIYINNNNNNNFNSDNVCKLYADIVLKNFGELGNFFFIYGKKIYVNFILLIKCIYYRGMSLFFLQFYFSYFFKCKICIFSNTFLFIYFVLFFMMTSICIICSIKCNDKYDNIIHNSKNVLNKNFLFKKLLKIDNFTIIYFYKTLFFCLNESCLIFILSYYYFLNINYEINTLTTLFITHIFKSLFLFIDTYNYFIIFIIIHLLFAILYIFILFILHKFHFIYFNINLDIIQSNLIVNTIINFPSCMYYLYKKKKFKNMKKKFILNTIKSFDSFKLTSHQIFHIHNFNLSFDTIPFAIKPKKQE; via the exons ATgttgaataataatttaaaaacgTTAGCTTTAAAAATaccaaaaaataaagaaatccAATGCTATAACTTTTTCATAAGAAAAGTGAGaggtttattattttatataaaaaaaagaattattaatataacatGTTATTTAAAAAGCTTTACATGTAAAAATCGTTATCCTTTTTATGACGATCCATATGATTATGAGGAAAAAGTCGAAAAAGGAAAGAATGTATATGTGTATGCATTATTATATCCTATAATAAatagtttatataatattataaatttattgtaTGCAATATCATTTAAGTATATTTTATGTCTTTTCTTTAATGAtattagaaaaaagaaaaggaacaaattgaatgataatattgtTAGAATAAAATTAGAAAGGAATAAAACCATTTTGAAAAATTATGATcgttgtatatttttaacaaatGATATCAATAATTGTATATCTCACAAACAGATTATAGAAATCTGTAAGAATTTTATAAACAATGTAATATATCATGTACATAATTTACAATTTGTTAATAATGATAgggaaaaaatttataagtgtttaaaaaattgtaagaatataaatagtaTGAAAGAaatgttcataaaaaaaattaagcatttatataattttgatttTGAAAATGCTTTATATTTAAGTGACGAatcattaataaaaaagatgttacattttaaaaatacatatgaaaGTAATCATTTTacgttttataaaaatgaagagaaaaaaggaaaatctGAAAGAAAATTGgatcttataaaaatatatgatgaacTATATcttcatacatatattataagaaataatttaaatataaagagtagcaagaatattattaataatatgtataatagaaatattctttctatatttattaatatattctttaaaaattgtacaaatattatatttataatttttttaatagtaTGTATATTTCAACAAATAAGTATAATTAGAACAAGtcattatctatattttttgcaaaccttttattttatatttatatgttgcATAATAAGAGATATGTGTATTGTTAATAAGAAGACAGAACatattaaacaaataaaaaggaaaacgTACAAAAGATTAACACCTTTGGGTTTAATAGATGTCTTTTATTGTGATATTAAG GTCGGAGACATTTTGTATTTACCCCAATTTGAGGTAATACCAGTTGATATAATTTTACTAAAAAATTGTACAgatgatgatatattaatttcttcCAAAAATTATGATGGATATAAAgatttgaaaataaaaaaatgtgtaaagataacaaatatattagcaaatatttatgatatatttttaatgaaaataaaagttCTCATTGAAAAACCTCATTGCCATTTTGATCAAATGAAAGGTTTATTGTTCTTATTAAACTGTAGTGAGGTTACTAATACAATTGTAAATGATATAACAAATTtagaagatatatattttgggaaatcaaatgtatataatatcagcaataagaatattaataaggataatatttcattatatcaatttatttttatatatattatacaatatacatatgttgaattatcttataattttcttaaatatttatttgctAGATCCatatattgttcatataaCATAGTTCaggaaaataaaacaaaaaaaatcttGAGTCCTTCTcaattttctttaaataatacgaaagatatattatcaaGACAGGTtgacaataatattaatattaatagttcTTATTacaaaagaaatgaaaaaagtatTCATTTTAATAGCGATAGTTGTAGTTATAGTAGTgatgtatatttatgtgaGAATAAAATAGATTCATATCCTATTTTTTGTAGATCAAacgatgaaaatataaatagtaaaaatgatgttattataaaacattacaaaaataataataatatagaaacaaATAAGTCAGATTATATATCagaaatgtataataatagatTTCCTacttattatgatgatatttttaatttaaaagaaaaactaaatcataaattatttagaaaatataaggaatcaataaatattgataatataatatgggATGAATGTACTCTAATTAAAAGTTCGATTTATGGTTTAGTTATATATACAGGTATAGATAAAAAGTCAAACATTATAAAtcagaataataaaaaaaaaataaaagagaaaaaaaaaaatgatattttattttgtaatgatatgaattataaaatgaaaatattattacttatagttatatgtattaattgtATTCTTTGTATAAATGAAGGAAATCTATTAGaccaaaatatatttcttatatatataaaatatttctttttattactaCTTCATTTACCAAATATTAActgttgttatatttttataatacataagttatattcattaatattatggaataataataaattaataaatacaaataaaaataaaagtaggTATACAAATGAATACATAAAGGATcatcattttaataataatataatatataactataatataataaaatcattatataatacacaatatattttatatgacaAAATAGGTACTTTATCTAAAGATAATCATCTTAAAATACACAAGTttgattttatatttgatGAATTTTTAATAGATACATATAGTACTCTCTTCTTTCAAACCTTTTTCAAGGTTGTAGATTTCAAAATATTctttgattattatataaatgacaacaacaataataataataataattataataatattaataatgaggAGGAAATcaataaaatgatattacataatattcataaatacCATGATAGTTATGATATCATAAAAGACAATTCaaaagtatataaaaatatttttcataaaataaaaaattatagttGTAGtgaaatacataaaatattcttaatatttttatgtattttattttgtaatgatattataataagaaaaatgaaaCGTTTAAAAAGTGAggagaaaataaaagaaagaaacatatataatattaaagataaacatatatataatattaaagaaaacaaagataatattaagcataaaatattattttcaacaaaagaagaagaaacaTTATTCTTGAATTTTTTAAGGTTTTTAGGAATGCagttatattatcaaaatgattatatatttctcctttgtataaaaaataatatatctataaaaaaGTGTGGACACGTATcacaagaaaaagaaaaacgaagaaatagaaaaaaaaacattatattaaataaacagGTTAATAATAAGGTAAAGCACCAAAATATTGATTTACAACAAATTTATGGAtttgaaaagaataaaaattgtGATAAAAAATGGagtgttaaaaaaaatatattctttagtaattctttaaaaaagGATCATATTTTTAACTACTCATATGCAGAGAGtcaaagaaatataaaaataataaaaaaaaataaaggaatcAAAAGTAAGCATCCTGATAAAACATATGATCATTTCAGAAATAATCatcaaaatgaatataattgtACAAGTCAAAGTGATAATTGTTGTAGTGATTATgacgatgatgatgatgattataCTTCTAATAATTGGAGTGATAGTGATAGTGATACTTCTGGATGTTCAAATATTAAAGGAATAGAAAGGAATCATCATAACTATACTTATTATTGTAACAATAAAagagaattaaaaaaaaatatttatgaaaatgaatacaagaaaaaacaaagagAATGcccttttaaaatattagacATTTTTCAATCAAGACAACCATATAAACTTATATCTATTTTAATGTTATACAAcaatcaaatatattatttattgaaaacatatgatgaatatactatttatatgttatgtAATCAAGAAAGtaaggaaaagaaaaaagatcaaataataaaatctgtacagaatttattaaaaaatggatttggtatattattatttgcttATAAAATTGTTCcaaataatgaatatgaaatatataaaaagaattgtaccaaggaaaataaaaaaaattattttgaaaatgtatttattaagaatgttattatattaggtattttttcttttaaagaagaaattaaaaatagtgcaaagaaaattataaatctTTTTAAAGAAGCTGATATAAAAACATGGATTTTATCTAGtgacaaaaaaagaaatgttcTATCCATTTGTAAatctttaaatttaataaatgaacGTAATACAACTTGTtatttgaataaaaataaattaatacgtatatatattaaaaaggatAATACAGTTATTAATactactaataataataatgaaaataataataagaaggaTAATATGTTGTTTAATAGTTACGATAATGAAAAGGTCgttgaaaattatattaatatatcatgCGAACACAAAATAACAAGCATAGTTGCGTGTAAAGAAAAATGTTCTAATGATACTTCTCTTATATTGAATAGTACTGATGTCAAATCAGAGCATATGAATCCCACATTGTTACTATCTAATAATACAAGGAATCTATCAAAGGAGATGGCTTattgttttaaaaatttaaatacatGTGAGACAAATAAATGCCCTgaccttttaaaaaataatgatatatgcaaaaagaaaaatatagatgACAAAATGATACAGATGGAACaagaaaatattgaaatatcattattaaataataattataatatttttaataaatataatcacATTCATAGGAATATATCAAGATATATTACTATGAGAGAGAAAGGTTCCAATGATGCCAAAAAAGAATTAGACATTTCTTATATTCtaaaaaaggataaaaaagcttgttatattttaaagtgtatgttatattataatttcgatgaaaattataaaagtatTTCACAAgtacataataattatagtaaagaaaaaatgaatgatgatattataaaattgaatgatataaaaaatactgtatatataattagtgGTGATATTgttgaatattatttaaaatatgatgaaataaattttataagtgtattaaaaaattgcaagttggttttattttataaatgtaattGTATTGTTAAGGGTAAAATTGTTCGTGctctaaaaaaatatatcaaggataatatatgttctgttggaaataatataaaggatattaatatgtttaaGGAGTCTgatatatccatatatataaataataataataataataattttaatagtGACAATGTGTGTAAATTATATGCTGATattgtattaaaaaattttggtGAGTTAggtaatttcttttttatatatggaaagaaaatatatgtaaattttattttattaataaagtGCATATATTATAGAGGTATGAGTTTATTTTTCttacaattttatttttcctacttttttaaatgtaaaatttgtatattttcaaatacatttttatttatctattttgtattattttttatgatgacaagtatttgtattatttgttCTATAAAATGTAACGATAAATAcgataatattatacataatagtaagaatgtattaaataaaaattttttatttaagaaGCTCTTAAAAATAGATAATTttactataatatatttttataaaacattattCTTTTGTTTAAATGAGTCttgtttaatatttattctaagttattattattttttaaatataaattatgaaataaatacattaacaactttatttattacacatatattcaaatctttatttctatttattgatacatataattattttattatttttattataatacatttattatttgctattttatatattttcatattatttattttacataaatttcattttatatacttTAATATCAATCTAGACATTATACAAAGTAATCTAATTGTAAATACTATAATTAATTTTCCATcatgtatgtattatttatataaaaaaaaaaaattcaaaaatatgaagaaaaaatttatattaaatacaaTAAAATCTTTTGATAGTTTTAAATTAACAAGTCATCAGATTTTTCACATTCATAATTTTAACTTGTCCTTTGATACAATACCTTTTGCTATTAAACCAAAAAAACaagaatga